CAGGCACCTACTTCATGCTACTGGCCATAGGACTAATGTTGTCAAGAGTGATAGGCGGACGAAAGCTGAGACAGGGACGACTGACATACAATGCTGCCGAAGGCGTGCTGATTTCCACACTGGGATATACACTCTTTGTGGCCTGTCCGAATATGATCGGATACTACGGATCGGCCATGCTCATAGGACTGGGCAACGGACACATGTGGCCCGCTTTCCAGAACATGATCATAGCAATGGCCAAGAACAACGAGAGAGGAACAGCAAACTCGACCATACTTACGTGTTGGGATCTGGGAATGGGACTCGGCATATTCGTGGGAGGAATGATAGTAGAATATATTGGATATGCAGCCGTATTCTGGTGGGTGGCAGCCATGCAGGCACTGGGGGCAGCACTATTCTTCATTGCCACCAGACAGGTGTATCTAAAAGGGAAAAGGGAAAATTAATTTTGCTCTTTTCTATTTTATTTGTACTTTTGCACAGACAATCACTAACTGAAAGATACAAAACATGAATATTGTAGAAAGATTTCTGAACTATACAAAGTTCGATACGCAATCGGCCGAGGAAAGCGAGACCGTGCCCAGTACTGCCAAACAATTGGTGTTTGCAAAATACTTGAAAGAGGAACTGGAGAAAGAAGGACTGGAAGATGTGGAGATGGACGACAAAGGATATATCTATGCCACACTACCTGCCAACATCAAGGAGAATGTGCCTACTATCGGTTTCATCTCTCACTACGACACAAGTCCCGACTGCTCGGGTGCCAACATTAAGCCACGCATAGTTGAGAATTACGATGGGGCCGACATTCAGCTTTCTGAAGGAATAACCATGACCACAAAGAAATTTCCCGAACTGTTGCTGCACAAAGGCGAAGACCTGATAGTGACAGACGGTACCACCCTGTTGGGCGCCGACGACAAAGCAGGAATAGCAGAAATAGTCCAGGCAATGGTTTTCCTGAAAGAGCACAAGGAAATAAAACACGGAAAAATACGCATTGGCTTCAATCCTGACGAAGAGATTGGAATGGGAGCCCACCATTTCAATGTAGAGAAATTCGGTTGCCAGTGGGCATACACAATGGATGGTGGCGATATCGGAGAATTGGAATTTGAGAATTTCAATGCTGCATCGGCCAAGATAACCATCAAGGGAGTGAGTGTTCATCCGGGATATGCAAAAAACAAGATGGTGAACGCAAACCGACTGGCAGTGGAATTTGCCGCTATGCTGCCTGCCGACGAAACGCCCGAGACTACCGAAGGCTATCAGGGCTTTTACCACCTGATAGGAATGCAGACAAATACCGAACTGGGAAAACTGAGCTACATCATCCGTGATCACGACCGTGAGAAATTCGAACAACGCAAGCGGTTCATCAAACAGTGTGCTGAAGCAATGAACGAGAAATACGGCGATGGAACTGTGATAGCAGATGTGAGCGACCAGTACTACAACATGAAGGAGAAAATAGACCCACAGATGCATGTCATCGACCTGGTACTGCATGCCATGCAGGAGGTGGGGGTATCGCCAAAGGTGAAACCCATTCGCGGTGGTACAGATGGTGCCCAGCTGTCATTCAAGGGACTCCCCTGCCCCAACATCTTTGCCGGCGGACTGAACTTCCATGGCCCCTACGAGTTTGTTCCCATACAGTCGATGGAGAAAGCCATGAACGTCATAGTGAAGATATGCGAACTGACCGCCGGCTATAACGACTGACGCACCCTATTGATTACTTATACTGATTTACAATAATGGCTGAACTACCTGCCCTCATACAAGACCTGGCACTCATACTTATAGTTGCCAGCATAGTGACTATTATCTTCAAACGACTGAAACAGCCGTTGGTACTGGGCTATATCATGGCAGGCTTTCTGGTGTCACCCCACATGCCCTACACAGCATCGGTGGTAGATATGTCTAACATTCACCTTTGGGCAGATATCGGCGTGATGTTCCTCCTGTTTTCACTCGGACTCGATTTTTCGTTCAAGAAAATCCTGAAAATGGGAGCATCCCCCATCATATCGACCATGAGCATCATCTTCTCGATGTCGCTGCTCGGGGTGTTCGTCGGACATGCGTTCGGATGGTCAAAAATGGACTGCATCTTCTTGGGTGGTATGCTCGCCATGAGTTCGACAACCATTATCTATAAGGCATTTGACGATTTAGGGCTCCGACAGCAGCAGTTCACAGGACTGGTGATGTCGGTACTCATTTTGGAAGATATCCTCGCCATCGTGATGATGGTGATGCTAAGTGCTATAGCCAGCGGTAAGAATCCTGACGGCGGACAAATGCTGGGCTCTATAGCCAAGATTGGATTCTTCCTGGTGCTTTGGCTGGTGGTAGGCATCTTTGCCGTTCCACTTTTCCTGCGCAAAGTTAGAAAACTAATCAATTCTGAAGTGCTGCTCATCGTATCGCTGGGACTGTGTTGCGCCATGGCGGTATTCTCTACAAAGGTAGGATTCTCATCGGCCTTCGGTGCATTCATCATGGGTAGTATATTGGCTGAAACCGTTGAGGCAGAACGCATTGAGAAACTGGTGGAACCGGTAAAGAATCTGTTTGGTGCCATCTTCTTCGTATCAGTAGGTATGCTGGTCGATCCCATCATTCTTATCAACTATGCCCTGCCCATATTCGTGCTGGTGATGACCATCCTTATAGGACAAAGCACACTGGGCTCAATATCTTTTATGCTGGGAGGCGAGAGTTTAAAGAGTGCCATGCGTTGTGGTTTTTCAATGGCACAGATAGGTGAGTTCTCGTTCATCATTGCATCGCTGGGCCTTTCGTTGGGTGTAATTAGTGATTTCCTGTATCCTGTGGTAGTGGCAGTTTCCGTAATCACCACTTTTCTCACCCCGTACATGATTCGTTTTGCCACACCTGCCTACAATTCTTTAGAGCGAAAGCTTCCCCAAGGGGTCATCAAGACGCTGAATCATCTGTCGATGTTCCATCCCAACACCAAGGAACAGAACAAATGGAAGAGTCTGCTGACACAGATGGGCATCAACATTTTTGTATATAGTATTCTCTCATCGGCAGCTACTACACTGATTTTTATGTTCTTCCAGCCCCTGATGCAACAACTTTTGCCAACTTCGTGGTATGCGAATGCAATTACAGGTGTAGCTACAGTTTTGGTGATTTCGCCGTTCCTACGTGCAATGGTGGTAAAGAAAAACCGAAGCGAAGAATGGAAGACTCTGTGGAAGGAGAGCAACAAGAACCGATTGCCCCTACTCTTTACCGTACTGGTGCGCTTTGTCATAGCAATGGCATATGTGTTCTACGTATGCAACCACTTGTTCAATTTTGCCCCGGCCATTATGGCTTCGGTAGGCTTTGTGGCTGTGATGCTGATGGTATTCTCACGTCGAATCAAGCGGAATAGTATTCTATTGGAGCGGCTGTTCATCAACAACCTGCGCTCGCGCGATATCGAGGCTCAGGTGCATGGAAAGAAACGCCCACTATACGAAGGACGCCTTTTGGATCGTGATATTCATATCACAGACATTGAGATTCCCGGAAACTCACGCTGGATGGGACAAACACTACGCCAGCTCAATCTGGGCAAGAAATACGGGGTTCATGTAAGTAGTATTCTACGTGGAGGATTTAGACTGAATATTCCAGATGGAGACTATGTCATCTTCCCATTCGACCGATTGCAGGTGATTGGTAGTGACGAGCAACTGGCTAAACTCAGTTCAGCCATCGAATCGGAAGTGCTTGGCGAGGATTTGGAACTGGAAAAGCGAGAAATGAAACTCCACCAACTTATCATCGGCAGTGACAGTCCTTTTATCGGAAAGACACTTCAGGAGAGCGATATCCGACGCCGCTTCAGCATCATGGTCGTAGGGCTGGAAGAAGGAAAGGAGAACCTTTCTCCCTTCCATCCCAATCGCCGATTCCAAGAGGGAGATATCATCTGGGTGGTTGGCGAACAGGAATCTATCGATGCCCTGCTCGCGATATAGAAGCTACGCACCCAAATTAGAAACGATGTTATCGGTTTAGAAACGACCGCCTCCGAAACCGCCTCCACCAAAGCCTCCGCGTCCGCCACGGAAACCTCCGTTACGATTTCCACGTACGCCACGCTCTCCTTCTGGACCACCCTCCGGACCACGACGCATAGCTTGACGCATCTCCTTTGTTCCAAAAAGATTCAGGCGATAGGTGGCACGAAGCATGACATAGCTGTTGATAGAATTGTACCAGTTGTCGGTACGGCTCATCGCACTGATAGAGCGTGAGAAATTAGACTGATTACCCAGAATGTCATAGAACTCTAATCGGACAGACAGTGGCTTTCCTTTTAGGAAACTTTGAGAGATCTGTGCATTCCAGATAAGTTCATTGGTATTGGCAGAAGCGTCACTATAACCACGTCGGCTCGACATATTGAGCGAAGTAGTGAACTGCATGCCCCAGGGTGCCTGTAAGGTGGTATTGAAACCATAGTTGAAAGCCCAAGTAGAGAGATTGGAATTGGGCTGCAAGGCGTTATACACATAATTATAACGCACACCACCATTGATCTCGAACTCCATCCAGTCGTTGCGGTAGCTTCCACCAAGACGCTCACCAATAGTAGTCTGCTTGGTGGTCATCTTACTGATATTACCATCACGAAGTAAGTCGATATAGCCAACATTATTGCTATAGTTCACATCGGTAGAAGTGTTTACATTGAAATAGCCTGTTGTGTCAATAGCTGTATTGAAAGTAAAGTTTCCACCTACATTCCAATTACCATTGATATTTTCTGGATGAGACTCACGTCCACCTGTCACTGGATCGTATTTCACCATATTGGCCACAGAATTAGAAGTGGTCGAGAAATTCAGATTGGCAAAGACAAAACGCTGATGACGCTCATAATAATTATTGAATCGCCAGTTGAAACGCTGGGTGAACGAAGGTTTCAAACCAGGATTACCCGATGTGATATTCAAAGGGTCGCTATTATCGGTAATCGGTAAAAGATCTGTCATTGAAGGCTGACTGGTTGAACCACGATACTCGAAACGCATCTGTCCGCGGTCAGAAATTTTCCAACGGAAATTGGCTGTTGGACTCCAGTTCACTACATCGCGATCAGTCTTTATATCATTGCCCATATAACGGTATGAGAACTGAGTGTGCTGAGGAATAATCTGTACACCGACATTGAAGTTATAGGCCTTACGGATGACACGCAGCATCACCTCACCAGTATGGATATAATTCTTGTATTGAGAGAATCTACTTAAAGAGTCGTCAATGAATTCAGTATAATTATGACCGTCTAACGCGCCAAAAATACCATCCCACTCTCTGTAATCGGGATATAATCCTGACATATCATAACGTTGTGCAGGATTGTTCATGCTCCAGAAATCGTAGGTAGAACGATCGCTTTCTGTGAAGCGATACTGAAAATTATAGCTAAACTGCAAGAAAGTGGCAGGGAGAATAGGCTCGCTGTAAGTGATACGTGCATTATAGTCATAATTCTTGGTCGGAGTTACATTATATCGGTTGCGCTGATATGTTGAATCACCTGTTGCCAACTGATAAAGATCTACTAAACTGCGCGAGAAAGATTCTGATGCGCCCTCATTATAGTTTCCACCCATCCGAAGGGTTATATTTCGACCGCCACCACCAAGCTTACGGTTCAGTTGGAGTGTTCCGCCCAAACGCTTGGAGTCACTATATGAAAGACTTCCGTTCTGTCGCTGGTTGACCACCAAAGCAGAATCAACACCCAACAGCTGACTGGCCATATAAGCGATATTGTCGGTAGATGACACATAATTGTAAGGATCGTCGCTGAACGTACCCGATGCACTACTTGAAGTACCATCGTTGGTATTGAAACTCCATGATGGACGAAAACTAATGTTCCAAAGCGTGTCGGGCATCCACTCTACTCGCATCTGAGCATTCCACGAATTGGAACGCGAGTAGTTCTGGTTCACTGACTCGGAGAATGAACCAGTACGCGACACGAAATTTTCCGTAGAACGACGGCTCCACGCATCACCATCGCCATGATTCCAGCGCACAGAACCATCCCATTTCAGTTTGTTCTTCTCTTCATAGTTGAAGTTCAATGCACCCATCTTCGAGGCCTGCAAGCCATTACGGCCACCGCCGCCAAAACGGCCACCGCCGCCTCCGCCACCAAAGCCCATATCATTGACATTGTTGGCACTGGCAAAGCCCATGACACGCCAATTGTCTTTCATCATAGCAGCCATTGCACGTGAGCTATAACGCTCGTTGGTACCGATGCCTGCATCAATATTTGCAAACATGCCGCGATTCATGCCACGCTTCAGTCCGAAGTCAAGCACGGTCTGGTCGTTTCCATCGTCAATACCAGTCACACGGCTAAGGTCACTCTTTTCATCATAGGTCTTGATACGGTCAACGATAGAAGTAGGCAAGTTTTTGATAGCCGTCTTCGTATCGCCAGTCATGAATTCCTTACCATCTACAAGAATCTTCTGAACAGTCTTACCATTTATCTTAATAGAGCCATCGTCACCCACCTCAGCGCCAGGCAGTTTTTTCACCAGTTCTTCAACAACAGAACCTTCAGGTGTCTTGTAAGCTGTAGCATTATATATTAAGGTGTCTTCCTTTGAATATACCTTAGCCACATTTTTTACCACTTCAACCTCCTTCAGCATTTTCGTATCAGGAGCAATAGTAAGTGTGCCTACATTCACAGGCTTACCTTCTACGTTCACTGCGTGGTACAGGTCTTTATATCCAATATAAGTGATTTTAAGTATGAAACGACCATTACTGGGGGCTGTTAAAGAAAACAGTCCTTCCATATTGGTTAATGCATTGGCCACCAATGAACTGTCAGCCTTCAACAAAGCAACGGTACCCTGAATCACAGACTCTTTCTGTTCGCTATCAATCACTTTACCCGTAATAGTGCGCTGGGCTTGCGCCGAGAAGATGGTTACCAAAGCAACCGTAAGAAGTAAAAAACGCTTCATACCTATTTTAAATGTTATATCTTTGTTTGGTTTCTGCTCATTATGACGCCAAAACGCAGGAAAAGTTTAACTCAAAGCAATAAAAAAAGAGAAATAATGTCATTTTTTTGTATCTTTGCACAATCAAGGAATATTATCACAAATAGCGCAATCAAGCAAACAAATATGAAAACTGAACAGCCGTTTTGTTTACAGGTAGCAATTGTAGGCGGTGGAGC
The sequence above is a segment of the Prevotella sp. E9-3 genome. Coding sequences within it:
- the pepT gene encoding peptidase T — its product is MNIVERFLNYTKFDTQSAEESETVPSTAKQLVFAKYLKEELEKEGLEDVEMDDKGYIYATLPANIKENVPTIGFISHYDTSPDCSGANIKPRIVENYDGADIQLSEGITMTTKKFPELLLHKGEDLIVTDGTTLLGADDKAGIAEIVQAMVFLKEHKEIKHGKIRIGFNPDEEIGMGAHHFNVEKFGCQWAYTMDGGDIGELEFENFNAASAKITIKGVSVHPGYAKNKMVNANRLAVEFAAMLPADETPETTEGYQGFYHLIGMQTNTELGKLSYIIRDHDREKFEQRKRFIKQCAEAMNEKYGDGTVIADVSDQYYNMKEKIDPQMHVIDLVLHAMQEVGVSPKVKPIRGGTDGAQLSFKGLPCPNIFAGGLNFHGPYEFVPIQSMEKAMNVIVKICELTAGYND
- a CDS encoding cation:proton antiporter, which translates into the protein MAELPALIQDLALILIVASIVTIIFKRLKQPLVLGYIMAGFLVSPHMPYTASVVDMSNIHLWADIGVMFLLFSLGLDFSFKKILKMGASPIISTMSIIFSMSLLGVFVGHAFGWSKMDCIFLGGMLAMSSTTIIYKAFDDLGLRQQQFTGLVMSVLILEDILAIVMMVMLSAIASGKNPDGGQMLGSIAKIGFFLVLWLVVGIFAVPLFLRKVRKLINSEVLLIVSLGLCCAMAVFSTKVGFSSAFGAFIMGSILAETVEAERIEKLVEPVKNLFGAIFFVSVGMLVDPIILINYALPIFVLVMTILIGQSTLGSISFMLGGESLKSAMRCGFSMAQIGEFSFIIASLGLSLGVISDFLYPVVVAVSVITTFLTPYMIRFATPAYNSLERKLPQGVIKTLNHLSMFHPNTKEQNKWKSLLTQMGINIFVYSILSSAATTLIFMFFQPLMQQLLPTSWYANAITGVATVLVISPFLRAMVVKKNRSEEWKTLWKESNKNRLPLLFTVLVRFVIAMAYVFYVCNHLFNFAPAIMASVGFVAVMLMVFSRRIKRNSILLERLFINNLRSRDIEAQVHGKKRPLYEGRLLDRDIHITDIEIPGNSRWMGQTLRQLNLGKKYGVHVSSILRGGFRLNIPDGDYVIFPFDRLQVIGSDEQLAKLSSAIESEVLGEDLELEKREMKLHQLIIGSDSPFIGKTLQESDIRRRFSIMVVGLEEGKENLSPFHPNRRFQEGDIIWVVGEQESIDALLAI
- a CDS encoding outer membrane beta-barrel protein; the encoded protein is MKRFLLLTVALVTIFSAQAQRTITGKVIDSEQKESVIQGTVALLKADSSLVANALTNMEGLFSLTAPSNGRFILKITYIGYKDLYHAVNVEGKPVNVGTLTIAPDTKMLKEVEVVKNVAKVYSKEDTLIYNATAYKTPEGSVVEELVKKLPGAEVGDDGSIKINGKTVQKILVDGKEFMTGDTKTAIKNLPTSIVDRIKTYDEKSDLSRVTGIDDGNDQTVLDFGLKRGMNRGMFANIDAGIGTNERYSSRAMAAMMKDNWRVMGFASANNVNDMGFGGGGGGGRFGGGGRNGLQASKMGALNFNYEEKNKLKWDGSVRWNHGDGDAWSRRSTENFVSRTGSFSESVNQNYSRSNSWNAQMRVEWMPDTLWNISFRPSWSFNTNDGTSSSASGTFSDDPYNYVSSTDNIAYMASQLLGVDSALVVNQRQNGSLSYSDSKRLGGTLQLNRKLGGGGRNITLRMGGNYNEGASESFSRSLVDLYQLATGDSTYQRNRYNVTPTKNYDYNARITYSEPILPATFLQFSYNFQYRFTESDRSTYDFWSMNNPAQRYDMSGLYPDYREWDGIFGALDGHNYTEFIDDSLSRFSQYKNYIHTGEVMLRVIRKAYNFNVGVQIIPQHTQFSYRYMGNDIKTDRDVVNWSPTANFRWKISDRGQMRFEYRGSTSQPSMTDLLPITDNSDPLNITSGNPGLKPSFTQRFNWRFNNYYERHQRFVFANLNFSTTSNSVANMVKYDPVTGGRESHPENINGNWNVGGNFTFNTAIDTTGYFNVNTSTDVNYSNNVGYIDLLRDGNISKMTTKQTTIGERLGGSYRNDWMEFEINGGVRYNYVYNALQPNSNLSTWAFNYGFNTTLQAPWGMQFTTSLNMSSRRGYSDASANTNELIWNAQISQSFLKGKPLSVRLEFYDILGNQSNFSRSISAMSRTDNWYNSINSYVMLRATYRLNLFGTKEMRQAMRRGPEGGPEGERGVRGNRNGGFRGGRGGFGGGGFGGGRF